Proteins encoded by one window of Glycine soja cultivar W05 chromosome 15, ASM419377v2, whole genome shotgun sequence:
- the LOC114387799 gene encoding plant intracellular Ras-group-related LRR protein 6-like, with the protein MNMYQLQQFHIQPMMKMDNTMRKRERSKAMEKERLQVMDLSGMSLEFLPKPSLDLATICKLDLSNNNLQEIPESLTARLLNVEVLDVRSNQLNSLPNSIGCLSKLKVLNVSGNFLESLPKTIENCRALEELNANFNKLSKLPDTIGFELINLKKLSVNSNKLVFLPSSTSHLTALKVLDARLNCLRALPEDLENLINLETLNVSQNFQYLETIPYSIGLLWSLVELDVSYNNIKTLPESIGCLKNLQKLSVEGNPLTCPPMEVVEQGLHVVMEYMHHKINSSDQNKTKKRWWMGKIVKCGTFNKQFRNGKRPEHVGYNMLKHQNINGLASPGFMGMLSPLRLFSPHRSPRHFFS; encoded by the exons ATGAATATGTACCAATTGCAACAGTTTCATATTCAACCCATGATGAAGATGGATAACACGAtgaggaagagggagagaagcAAAGCCATGGAGAAAGAGAGGCTTCAAGTGATGGACTTGAGTGGCATGTCCTTGGAGTTTCTTCCCAAACCTTCGCTTGATTTAGCCACCATTTGCAAGTTGGACCTATCTAATAACAATCTCCAG GAAATTCCGGAATCCTTAACGGCTAGACTTCTAAACGTGGAAGTGTTGGACGTGCGTTCCAACCAGCTAAACTCCCTTCCCAATTCCATTGGCTGCCTCTCTAAGCTCAAGGTTTTGAATGTCTCAGGCAACTTCCTCGAATCCCTCCCCAAAACCATTGAGAATTGCAG AGCCTTAGAAGAGCTGAATGCAAACTTCAACAAGCTGAGCAAGCTGCCAGACACAATAGGGTTTGAGCTCATAAACCTAAAGAAGCTCTCAGTGAACTCCAACAAGCTTGTGTTTCTTCCAAGCTCCACTTCACACTTAACAGCTTTGAAGGTTCTTGATGCACGATTGAATTGCCTAAGGGCACTTCCTGAGGACCTTGAGAACCTCATCAACCTAGAGACCCTTAATGTGAGCCAGAACTTCCAGTATTTGGAGACCATCCCTTACTCCATAGGGCTTCTCTGGTCACTTGTTGAACTTGATGTTAGCTACAATAACATCAAGACCTTGCCTGAGTCAATTGGGTGCCTCAAGAATCTCCAGAAGCTGAGTGTTGAAGGGAACCCTCTTACCTGTCCCCCTATGGAGGTGGTGGAACAAGGACTTCATGTGGTGATGGAGTACATGCATCATAAGATTAACTCAAGTGATCAAAACAAAACTAAGAAAAGGTGGTGGATGGGGAAGATTGTGAAATGTGGAACCTTCAATAAACAATTTAGAAATGGGAAACGACCTGAACATGTGGGTTACAACATGCTTAAGCACCAGAATATCAATGGTCTTGCTTCCCCAGGCTTCATGGGGATGCTCTCCCCTCTTCGCCTGTTCTCTCCCCATCGTTCCCCCCGCCATTTCTTCAGTTGA